Genomic window (Synechococcus sp. LA31):
CCATTTACATCGGCAACCTCTCGTTCCAGGCCGAACAAGAGGATCTGCTTGACCTCTTCAGCCAGTACGGCGAAGTGGCCAAGTGCAGCCTTCCCCTCGACCGTGAAACCAACCGCAAGCGCGGTTTCGCCTTCGTCGAGATGGCCAATGAAGCCGACGAGCAGAAAGCCGTCGACGATCTCCAAAACGTGGAGTGGATGGGCCGCATGATCCGCGTCAACAAAGCCACTCCCCGTCAAGGCGGCGGTGGTGGCGGCGGCGGCTACGGCGGTGGCGGCGGTGGCCGTGGCGGCTACGGCGGTGGCAACCGTGGTGGCGGTGGTGGCTATGGCGGTGGCGGTGGTGACCGCGGCGGCTATGGCGGCGGCGGTGGCGGCGGCTACGACGGCGGCGGCGGCAACCGCTGGTGATCGCGGCCTGAGCGGGTCAACCGCTCAAAGAAAAGCCCTGGGTGCTGGTCGCTGGCCAGCCCCAGGGCTTTGTGCTGAGGATCAGCTGCACGCTGCCGAGCCCATCAGGCGATTACGTCGCTGGTGTCGAGTTCAACCAGATCGTGCAGTTGATCCTCTTGCCATTCGCGGCAGCGCACCTCGCGGATCGGATGGGTGGGCTGCAGTTCGCCTTCTCGTGGTTCAGGCAGGGCGCTGCGCAGGCTGCGACGACGCAACTTCGCCGTCCAGCGATGGAAACGATGAAAGTCTCGGGTCCGTGTCATGAACACCTCTGGGTGGTGACAGGTCTGGTCTAACGCGGCCGCCGCGCTCCGCAATGTTCAGCGGAAACAGCTTCACAGTTCCCTTGGTGGCGCTGCCGCCAGGCCTTGAATACAGCCATGCCCGGCCCTACTCCTCCGCTGCAGCGCCTGCTGCGCAGCCTGCGCCCCCATCGCCGCCTGGTGTGGCTCGCGGCCAGCTGCTCGGTGCTCAACAAGCTGTTTGATCTGGCACCACCGGTGCTGATCGGTCTGGCGGTGGATGTGGTGGTGCAGCAGAACACCTCCTGGCTGGCGGCCCTTGGCGTCACGTCTGTGCCCGGCCAACTCGGCGTGCTGGCAGCGCTCTCCTTGGTGATCTGGAGCGCTGAATCGCTGTTCGAATACCTCTACGCCCTGCTCTGGCGCAACCTGGCCCAAACGGTGCAGCACGAGTTGCGGCTCGAGGCCTACAGCCATCTGCAGCGGCTGGAGATGGGCTTCTTCGAAGCGAGCAGCAGCGGTCGCCTACTGGCGATCCTCAACGACGACATCAACCAGCTGGAGCGCTTCCTCGATCACGGCGCCAACGAGATCCTGCAGCTGATCACCACAGTGTTGGCGGTGGGCGGCGCCATGGTGTGGCTCTCCCCCACGGTGGCGGGGGTGTCGTTTATTCCGATCCCGCTGATCCTCTGGGGATCCCTGAACTTCCAGAAACGGCTGCAACCCCGCTACCGCGAGGTGCGCGAGCGGGCCGGCGATCTGGCCAGCCGCCTTTCCAACA
Coding sequences:
- a CDS encoding RNA-binding protein; this encodes MTIYIGNLSFQAEQEDLLDLFSQYGEVAKCSLPLDRETNRKRGFAFVEMANEADEQKAVDDLQNVEWMGRMIRVNKATPRQGGGGGGGGYGGGGGGRGGYGGGNRGGGGGYGGGGGDRGGYGGGGGGGYDGGGGNRW